Genomic DNA from Triticum dicoccoides isolate Atlit2015 ecotype Zavitan chromosome 4B, WEW_v2.0, whole genome shotgun sequence:
AGGCGTGCTGCGCGACGCTGGGGAAGGCGGACCTGCGGTGCCTCTGCTCCTACAAGAACTCCCCCTGGCTCAGCCTCTACAACATCGACCCCAAGCGCGCCATGGAGCTGCCGGCCAAGTGCGGCCTCACCACGCCGCCCGACTGCTAATCCACCCTCCCAACATCTGCCCTCCTGGTGTCCCGGGGTGGGTTGATGATGCATGCGGTACAAATGGCAAGAGCCCGGAGGTATAGTATACATGTACCGAGCCGTATATACATGTGCTCATCTTGTCGTACGTACTACGTACCTGTCGGTGTGTAGAAGTGTGTGTTTCCGTGTCCCCTCTTGGCAGTGACTGCGTCTGTGTGTAACATTGCCACTACTTCAAAAAAATGTGTGCACTTTATACATGTGCATGTGGTTTCTGTAAACAATCTATTTCGGGGGTTAATTAATCCACCGCCAGAACTCCAGCTATCTTATCGCTCACAACAGTGCTTCGTTCAATCGTATCATGTTCGCGGTAtatttttttcgcaaaaaaaaaatgttAGCGGTATTCTAGATCTAAAAAGTTCAAAGCATCTTAAATATAATAAAAACCTCCCAACATCTGTCCTCCTGGAATCGATTGATGCAGTATAAATGACTGGAGCCCGGAGGTACAATATACATCCACCAGGCCGTACACCTGTGGGTGTGTGAAAGAGTGTGTTGCCGCGTGTCCCCTCTTGGCAGTGACTGTGTCTGTGTAACATTGCTGGTGGCACTTGTTCAAATGTGTGCACTGTATACATGTGTGTGGTTTCTTATCTCTCTACGAGGACGAGAGCTTGATCTGTAACCAAATCTATATATTTCGGGCCGGGTTAATCCATCGACAGAAGTCCAGCTGTCTTATCCTTCACAACAGTGTTCCGTTCTTAGCTcagagaagaagaaaaatacaGTGTTCCGTTCAGTCGTTGGGCGAAAATGTCGGCGGCCCCGTAGCTAGAAGATCAAGAAACACATGAATTTGAGCTAAtttaatatttatttatttttgaaagaTTTCAACTCGGATTTTCTTTTACAACCTCCGATGAACTTTAGTTAGTAGTAAGAGAGAAAACCTCCAGTAATCATCTGTGCCACTGCTACGTATGCATGCCAGCATCAACTTCTTTGTTTTTGGAGAATTGCATGACAGCACCATCTAGTACGCCAAGCTGGGGGATCAACATCGCAGGTTCGATGAAACAAACAAGGCATCGATCATCAAAGAGACTAGGAAAATCCATAACGAAAATCCAATTAAAAACTGCAGCTTATTCTGGGAACAAAATGCTCTACTTCTGTGCTAGACTGCTAGCACAGAGGGTCAGCAGTGACACCTCATGTTTGTCAGTTTAACAGGGAAGAAACTACACTTGAACAGGAGGCTCTTTTTCAGCTTCACAGCCCGCATACGGAAGGCAACATGTGCTGCTAGCTACTTAGGTTCATGCATCACAAACCACCAAGATATCGCAAGCATCCGGTTATAAAACCAAAAAAATCTGTAGCACAAGCTTCAAGCAGGGCGCGAGATGTGCATCGAAATCACACGCTAGAATTCCAGCCATCCTGAACATTTGTACCTCTGGAAATTGGTACCCACTCGTGTCGCGTCTAAGGACATGGAAGAACATCATTTGAGAGGCCACCACCACCTCCTTGCCGGCAGGGGCGGCGTGAGGATGTCGATCATCATCTCCTTCTCCCTTGGAGTCAGGGGAACCCCTCGGACGAGGTTCAGAGCCATGATGTGAACGTTGGTCCTTTGCCTGTGCTTTTGGTAAGCCCACACACCGGCTGCTACGCCGCCCACAATGACCTGCACAGGATTTAATGTATCAGGCTCTCAACTGCCTACCCTAGAAATCACAATCACCTACACAGGATAAAATGATACTAATTCAGGGGAATAGATACTTCAATATTTTGAAGTTTTCATTTTATCATGTTCCGCTGCAGCAAAACATAATTTTACTAAGCACAAACAAAAGCAGGGCAAATCAGTATCATTTTATCTCTCTACAGACTACATTGAACTACAACAAGGGATCAGCTGAAATTAGATTTTTTAAGAATTGAAATATATATTACTTCCACTGGTTGCAAATTCACCAAGTAACTATGAAAGAGAATCATCCACGTACTTACGAAAAACATCTTGACGCAAAAGTTTGTGATGATGGAATATGCTTGGGTTCACCAAGACACGCAATGCATTCATAAAACGAACAAATAATAGGCTAAAAAAGTGCAAGTGAAAATATTTCTAGTATAATAAAAGCACGGACACTTGAACAGCATGGAAAAAGAATCATAATTAAGGCTCACCGGTGATAACCATATGGCAGCAGTTTGAAGATCAAATTTAGGGGCATATAGAACTGTTTCTCCAAAGTCTTCTTCTAGTTTTTTGTATATCTCCTTATCACTCTTTCCAGATTTTATTTCATCACGAATTAACTGCAAAAATGACACATATATCAGTTCGTGAGGCCGTGAAGCTTCCCATGACATATTGGGTGCAAGGCAATAATATTTCGATCCTTCAAAGCATACAAACCAAGCGCCTTAATTGACGTTGAGAACTCAAGATTAATTTTTTCCCGTGTATATGTAGTACATGGTGCAAATAAATGCTTGTGAATCAGAAAACAGTGTTCTGGTACAGCGAAAGGTAATGTAAATTTAATATAGCTGAATAGGCAGAAATATCATCCATGTCTAAGAAACCTAGTCAAGTAAAAAGGACGCAAATGTATATAATCGAAGAACCAAACCAGTTGCGGCATTACCAAAACCATCTCTATCATTCCAAAAAGGACATATAGACAGACTGTAGTTCTTCAAAAAAAAAATGACAGTAGCAAATATCATTGCAAGTTTCTCAACCCTATTTTGCATTTAACTATTGGGTGCCGGTGAACACATTTTATTTTATGTCATTATTGATCAGTCCtagagcctaccccaacttgtttgggactgaaaggctttgttgttgttgtattgATCAGTACAAGGTCTCAAGTACAAGTGTTACCTCAGTTAAAAGTGTTATCAAATTTCCAATCTTAGTTAGGTTTTGTTAAGATCAAGAGAGCAACAAAGCAAAAGTTGGATGTTGTGGAAACATGAAAAGGTATACAGGAATAAGCAAATCTCTGCTACTAAAAGTTTGACCACTAACTGAACCAACAAGGTCAGGCAACCAATCATCACGAGGTTATAGAACGAAAAGTACCCTTCTAAGGAGAACTGCAACATCTGCTTGCGAATCTTCAATGGACTGGCTGCCACACTCAGTGCACCGTACATTGTGGCTAATATTTCTTGCACGGTCTTCAACAACCTGCCGCTGCTTCACATCCTCCGCACTAGCCATGGTAAAAGATAATGTTATCTGTATTAACTGTAACAAAGTAGCTGTATAAGAACCTGAAGAAATAAAATGTTACTTATGTACGTAGTGTACAAAATAATACCACCCAAGTTCTACAAACAAAACAGATCATAACTATTAGGATTAAGTTACTATCACAAGACTAAACTATCAAGTAAGCTTGGCAAAGTTTTACTCTTGTCTTTTGCTGATTCAAGCTACAATGTATTCTTGAACCAGTTCATGAAGAAAATAGGGTTTGCTGGTCCCAACTTGGAACATTCCTTTTGCTGGTTCACAAAGATTTTTGCAATTATATCAGAACGAAACTGTGTTCAGATATTTCTTATAGTACTGAAGAGAAATGGTAGCAGATAGTAGCAGCTCTTTAGATGAAATATGATCACAAGCAGAATTACTATTTTCCCAAGAATAATCTAACTAGAAATTCACAGACTAACAAGTACATTGTGAATTTTAATTTATTTTGTCCTCAGCCCAGTATATCCTATAATGTTTGTAGAATAACCGATACTTTCTACTAGAATCATGACACAGCATTCTTTAAAGATATAAATGCCCGCCAAACCTCTAGTCCACCGTGGACCCATATGAGTACATATTCAAGCACATGTCAACCAATGTTATACAACATACTGGAAGCTCATGAGCTGCTCGAACCTCAAGTCCTGAGTAGAGCTCTAATTTTGTCTTAGTGTATCTAAGGAAAAAAGGGTCAAGTCTTCATCTCAGTGGCATCTGTGAGCCAAAGACTTGCCTATTACATGTTGTTCATAGAGCAAAGAACAAATAACTGTGGCGCACCAGAATGATGGTTGTGACCTCACCTGTCAAGTAACAACCATCCACCACAGATCAGACCAATTAACTAGAAGTAGCACAGTATGTCTGGGACAAGTTATCTCTTAGGATAAGCATATAATGTTCAGGGAAGCATCTGTAGCTCTGGGCAGACCGGCAGAACCCTTTCACAATTTAAAGTAAGCAAGTGAAAATGACTAATAGCTGTTGAGTGTCAAGCATTGTATCCTACCGAGTCACATATGCAGGTGCTATTTGCAGTTTTGTTTCTCATTTTCCACATTCAACTGTCATACTTATGCTTTATGTATGGCAACTTTGTCATAAAAAAAACTATTTTAAGGAAATCTACAAAATGTTATACTGACATGCAAACTGTATATGGCACAAGAATTTGTTTCTACACTTTTCATTGCCTGGAAAATAATAAGCAAGAACCAAGGAGAATATCCTCAACGGTAGCTTAAACTAACTTTCTAAGCTATCACTGACTTTCTCAGTTGGCTCCCTCAACTCGTGGTCAGCGGTTACGGTTCTTAAACTAACACAATTTTCTCACTCTGGTAAAGCTCACTGAGGTGGATGTTGGCGTCACAATTTAGCATGGGTGAATATTGAGATGGACACTAATGTGGCGAGTAAAATGTTGGAAGCCTGTTTATGTACTGATAATGATAATAGCCTGATTTAGCGTGTTTCACTGGATTTTGAGCTACGGCATATTCTTTCAGATGATTTAAATGGAAATGGTGTAATGCGCGAATTATTAGCAAACAAAATACCCAACAAAACATAACATTTATTGTTCGTGCATCATCAGCGGTGCGCTAGAAAATACATTGGCTGttagtggcggagccaggattggcTGACGCCCTAGGCAAGAAAGGGCTAAAAACTACCCTAAAAAAATTCTAGTTTCAAGGCATACGAAAGTGAATCTATATTGCACAACTAATAATACGCCAAACATAATATTCAACGGCAATATTTGTTCCATGATGGGTCAACTAATAAAGCAAGATAAGTCAAAAGACAATATGTAGCGTATATAAATGATACAAAAGattgataccaccaaatcaaaggaTTAGTTGATCTGAGCCTCCCATGACTACATCTTCAATAGCAGAAGATGCTAAACCTTGAATGATAAATTTTGAAATGCAAATCGGTGTAATAATATAACAGGTAAAAAGAGTTAATAATAGGTCTAATTCAGGACTTTCAAATCTATTTTATTTTATCTAATTCTATCTACACCCCAGGGGCTAGGAACAAAACAGTCATTTCCTTTTTCTGATCATAGAGAAGCCGTATGAAGCTAAGGTTTCATGTACAGTTTTGAAATAATGGTGGGGGTTCTCATCCTTCAGAGACTACGAGTGTAATAGGAGCATCCTTTGACAAAAGGATCACCCTAAGATGATCATCTCATGGCTATTGGGAACGAATCAAATCAGATGGTTCTATTTCTCAACCTTTCCCTTTATTGGATTTGAACCGATGACTTATGCCTTACACCATGGCATTACTCTACCACTGAGTTAAAAGGGCTTTTTATTTAATTCAAAAATTAGCCTAGATGCAAAATTTGAGAACTTATGTCTAGGACGAGGCAAAAGGCATCTGCGATTGCGATAACCTTAAAATCGCTCAATGAACTTGAAAAAATGAATTGAATGTCTTTTTTCATGTACTCATCTTGCCTTCCTGTAACATTTTAAAGAAACAAAATTACTAAATGTCTAAATAGGTTTCCACATCTAACAAACAGTGGCATC
This window encodes:
- the LOC119291853 gene encoding cytochrome c-type biogenesis CcmH-like mitochondrial protein isoform X2 — protein: MASAEDVKQRQVVEDRARNISHNVRCTECGSQSIEDSQADVAVLLRRLIRDEIKSGKSDKEIYKKLEEDFGETVLYAPKFDLQTAAIWLSPVIVGGVAAGVWAYQKHRQRTNVHIMALNLVRGVPLTPREKEMMIDILTPPLPARRWWWPLK
- the LOC119291853 gene encoding cytochrome c-type biogenesis CcmH-like mitochondrial protein isoform X1, with translation MKKDIQFIFSSSLSDFKLIQITLSFTMASAEDVKQRQVVEDRARNISHNVRCTECGSQSIEDSQADVAVLLRRLIRDEIKSGKSDKEIYKKLEEDFGETVLYAPKFDLQTAAIWLSPVIVGGVAAGVWAYQKHRQRTNVHIMALNLVRGVPLTPREKEMMIDILTPPLPARRWWWPLK